Proteins from one Aquila chrysaetos chrysaetos chromosome 5, bAquChr1.4, whole genome shotgun sequence genomic window:
- the COPRS gene encoding coordinator of PRMT5 and differentiation stimulator: MAAAIESTSFEEEQLLPNKRETMTWKPRKECLQKNIPNVLDSESEESEFSDTSHNENDVSGSPVDCVDIHPDLEDLDSEVCSMPETVTFPEQQTVSVYEVEDWDKELEDSECNPYDAGDLHCGSFQENNLLASYSWREDSFYNPGCHHAACLAFTPPVRMTEAGQFDDADE, translated from the exons ATGGCTGCTGCCATTGAGTCCACAAGCTTTGAGGAGGAACAGCTTCTTCCTAATAAGAGAGAAACTATGACCTGGAAACCCAGGAAAG aATGTTTGCAGAAGAATATTCCAAATGTTCTTGATAGTGAGTCTGAAGAAAGTGAATTCTCTGATACCTCTCACAATGAAAACGATGTCAGTGGTTCTCCTGTTGACTGTGTTGATATACATCCTGACCTGGAGGACTTGGATAGTGAAGTCTGCAGTATGCCTGAGACTGTAACTTTTCCAGAGCAGCAAACTGTTTCTGTGTATGAGGTGGAAGACTGGGATAAAGAATTGGAGGACTCTGAATGTAATCCTTACG ATGCTGGCGATCTCCACTGTGGaagctttcaggaaaataatcttttggcCTCATACTCATGGCGAGAGGATTCGTTTTACAACCCAGGCTGTCACCATGCAGCTTGCCTTGCTTTTACGCCACCAGTTAGAATGACTGAGGCTGGCCAGTTTGATGATGCTGATGAATGA